The following proteins are co-located in the Octopus sinensis linkage group LG24, ASM634580v1, whole genome shotgun sequence genome:
- the LOC115224092 gene encoding ubiquitin thioesterase otulin-like isoform X2, giving the protein MKGRKITGGQPLNRGDTGRKDLEKGRDDEKNVINVGPQQNIQEYGKTRWPRDNPVSQKYREAYDFVQQTFSCTYIRVIRGDNYCGIRSCIVQLLINGIAIKQEFATAEIVKNLLNQYLEEPEWELKRWSFARRLNYTDVKEMLFSCIDEFYSQHNLALEMDKTEREDWVEDLLNREPIVDIKIMEAAKLLMLLDIIDVYKNQQAVDYPFFVQFIFARDTSHTPADLLRNILNAVGDNDGLEQIDMCLLGHALGVQITVPRLYRYGREDFILKFPDLPDKNWDKVYLITEDDRHYNIILKDN; this is encoded by the exons ATGAAAGGTCGTAAAATCACGGGAGGACAGCCTTTGAACAGAG gAGATACTGGAAGAAAAGATTTAGAAAAAG gGAGAGATGacgagaaaaatgttataaatgtaGGCCCCCAACAAAATATACAAGAATATGGTAAAACTCGATGGCCTAGGGACAACCCAGTATCTCAGAAATATCGAGAG GCTTATGATTTCGTACAACAGACCTTCAGCTGTACCTACATACGAGTTATACGTGGAGATAACTATTGTGGAATCCGTTCCTGTATAGTTCAACTGCTAATAAATGGAATTGCAATAAAACAGGAATTTGCTACAGCAGAAATTGTAAAGAAt cttttaaaccaatatttggaGGAACCAGAATGGGAACTAAAGAGGTGGTCATTTGCCAGGCGTTTAAACTACACTGATGTGAAAGAAATGCTATTTTCTTGCATTGATGAATTTTACTCACAG caTAACTTAGCTTTAGAGATGgacaagacagagagagaagactgGGTGGAGGACCTCTTAAACAGAGAACCAATtgttgatataaaaataatggaAGCTGCCAAATTGCTTATGTTGCTTGATATAATTGACGTTTATAAAAACCAACAAGCTGTTGATTATCCCTTCTTTGTCCAGTTTATATTTGCTCGTGATACATCTCATACCCCTGCGGACTTGTTAAGAAACATTTTGAATGCAGTCGGAGACAATGATGGTTTAGAACAG ATTGATATGTGCCTCTTAGGACATGCACTCGGTGTACAAATCACGGTGCCTCGTCTATATCGATATGGTAGAGAGGATTTTATACTGAAATTTCCTGATTTGCCGGACAAGAACTGGGACAAGGTGTACCTTATTACCGAAGACGATAGACATTACAACATTATCTTAAAAGACAACTGA
- the LOC115224092 gene encoding ubiquitin thioesterase otulin-like isoform X1 — translation MATSSEFEDLCTTPRDTGRKDLEKGRDDEKNVINVGPQQNIQEYGKTRWPRDNPVSQKYREAYDFVQQTFSCTYIRVIRGDNYCGIRSCIVQLLINGIAIKQEFATAEIVKNLLNQYLEEPEWELKRWSFARRLNYTDVKEMLFSCIDEFYSQHNLALEMDKTEREDWVEDLLNREPIVDIKIMEAAKLLMLLDIIDVYKNQQAVDYPFFVQFIFARDTSHTPADLLRNILNAVGDNDGLEQIDMCLLGHALGVQITVPRLYRYGREDFILKFPDLPDKNWDKVYLITEDDRHYNIILKDN, via the exons ATGGCCACGTCTTCAGAATTTGAGGATTTGTGTACCACGCCAC gAGATACTGGAAGAAAAGATTTAGAAAAAG gGAGAGATGacgagaaaaatgttataaatgtaGGCCCCCAACAAAATATACAAGAATATGGTAAAACTCGATGGCCTAGGGACAACCCAGTATCTCAGAAATATCGAGAG GCTTATGATTTCGTACAACAGACCTTCAGCTGTACCTACATACGAGTTATACGTGGAGATAACTATTGTGGAATCCGTTCCTGTATAGTTCAACTGCTAATAAATGGAATTGCAATAAAACAGGAATTTGCTACAGCAGAAATTGTAAAGAAt cttttaaaccaatatttggaGGAACCAGAATGGGAACTAAAGAGGTGGTCATTTGCCAGGCGTTTAAACTACACTGATGTGAAAGAAATGCTATTTTCTTGCATTGATGAATTTTACTCACAG caTAACTTAGCTTTAGAGATGgacaagacagagagagaagactgGGTGGAGGACCTCTTAAACAGAGAACCAATtgttgatataaaaataatggaAGCTGCCAAATTGCTTATGTTGCTTGATATAATTGACGTTTATAAAAACCAACAAGCTGTTGATTATCCCTTCTTTGTCCAGTTTATATTTGCTCGTGATACATCTCATACCCCTGCGGACTTGTTAAGAAACATTTTGAATGCAGTCGGAGACAATGATGGTTTAGAACAG ATTGATATGTGCCTCTTAGGACATGCACTCGGTGTACAAATCACGGTGCCTCGTCTATATCGATATGGTAGAGAGGATTTTATACTGAAATTTCCTGATTTGCCGGACAAGAACTGGGACAAGGTGTACCTTATTACCGAAGACGATAGACATTACAACATTATCTTAAAAGACAACTGA
- the LOC115224092 gene encoding ubiquitin thioesterase otulin-like isoform X3, with protein sequence MATSSEFEDLCTTPRRDDEKNVINVGPQQNIQEYGKTRWPRDNPVSQKYREAYDFVQQTFSCTYIRVIRGDNYCGIRSCIVQLLINGIAIKQEFATAEIVKNLLNQYLEEPEWELKRWSFARRLNYTDVKEMLFSCIDEFYSQHNLALEMDKTEREDWVEDLLNREPIVDIKIMEAAKLLMLLDIIDVYKNQQAVDYPFFVQFIFARDTSHTPADLLRNILNAVGDNDGLEQIDMCLLGHALGVQITVPRLYRYGREDFILKFPDLPDKNWDKVYLITEDDRHYNIILKDN encoded by the exons ATGGCCACGTCTTCAGAATTTGAGGATTTGTGTACCACGCCAC gGAGAGATGacgagaaaaatgttataaatgtaGGCCCCCAACAAAATATACAAGAATATGGTAAAACTCGATGGCCTAGGGACAACCCAGTATCTCAGAAATATCGAGAG GCTTATGATTTCGTACAACAGACCTTCAGCTGTACCTACATACGAGTTATACGTGGAGATAACTATTGTGGAATCCGTTCCTGTATAGTTCAACTGCTAATAAATGGAATTGCAATAAAACAGGAATTTGCTACAGCAGAAATTGTAAAGAAt cttttaaaccaatatttggaGGAACCAGAATGGGAACTAAAGAGGTGGTCATTTGCCAGGCGTTTAAACTACACTGATGTGAAAGAAATGCTATTTTCTTGCATTGATGAATTTTACTCACAG caTAACTTAGCTTTAGAGATGgacaagacagagagagaagactgGGTGGAGGACCTCTTAAACAGAGAACCAATtgttgatataaaaataatggaAGCTGCCAAATTGCTTATGTTGCTTGATATAATTGACGTTTATAAAAACCAACAAGCTGTTGATTATCCCTTCTTTGTCCAGTTTATATTTGCTCGTGATACATCTCATACCCCTGCGGACTTGTTAAGAAACATTTTGAATGCAGTCGGAGACAATGATGGTTTAGAACAG ATTGATATGTGCCTCTTAGGACATGCACTCGGTGTACAAATCACGGTGCCTCGTCTATATCGATATGGTAGAGAGGATTTTATACTGAAATTTCCTGATTTGCCGGACAAGAACTGGGACAAGGTGTACCTTATTACCGAAGACGATAGACATTACAACATTATCTTAAAAGACAACTGA